Proteins encoded together in one Penicillium digitatum chromosome 1, complete sequence window:
- a CDS encoding Immunoglobulin E-set, with product MIRIEAQSSSRSASSNPTPHSELTGTPSLGVSISNLLTRSARRHTVYIESQNPKRFCRDSIFKKLAGSRENAKRFLRLRSSGIQAPLQRPSCGVRPVSEIIFSPISVELENEMRSDSSSTEVLPRPAHERHTVTTDTTTPFTPLRNEKIVATGSGISVGIALTEPVLYLQGYDQQDPSSKKSAILRGQMHLKVTKCVKIKKISICFRGHAQTDWPDGIPPKKIHFHDKKDLFTHGVVYFNHGDTALMQNDYGAHYYQHAKPISSVPGKEGVTMTTRELFSNRNSTATLAVPTSRETKRLSLQSNRRHSRSFSKNEHPASQPQPQRNYRMFPVGDYLYSFEFPIDGSLPETIKTDLGSVKYDLEAMVERSGAFRPNLLGTMEVPVIRTPAEGSLEQVEPIAISRNWEDQLHYDIVISGKSFPLGSQIPIAFKLTPLAKVECHRIKVFVTENIQHWTADKSVHRLQPAKKVLLFEKRADSSSVSTYPGSSMRVTAGGGIDWDHRAAAARGQEILDRNRTNLLGNLSNDSSVGPTEMEFNVQLPSCHEMKGRDESQRLHFDTTYENIQINHWIKIVLRLSKVDERDSTKRRHFEISIDSPFHILSCKATQANIYLPAYTTPSEELVPAAQELECGCPGAPLAPREQVIAPATSDREDSNPASGPIARRGSTGHDFSRSFTNNSGGLARPPQAHLATPPDDRNTPIPPRPMHLLRAPSFAPPAFEDVPPPPPLVTPPPEYNTIVGDDREAVLEDYFSRLSFYEEHEDDDRGRGRVDVPLTPGGRVNRSMDVPREWVRLEDYFQ from the exons ATGATCAGA ATCGAAG CGCAGTCATCTTCGCGGTCGGCCTCTAGCAACCCCACCCCGCACTCGGAGCTCACAGGGACTCCGTCGCTAGGAGTATCAATTTCCAATCTCCTAACACGGTCGGCTCGTCGCCACACGGTGTATATCGAAAGTCAGAACCCTAAAAGGTTTTGCCGAGACTCAATCTTCAAAAAGCTGGCGGGTTCACGTGAAAACGCTAAGCGGTTTCTTCGCTTGCGGTCATCTGGAATTCAGGCACCTTTGCAACGTCCTTCCTGTGGTGTACGACCAGTTTCGGAGATAATATTTTCGCCGATATCGGTCGAATTGGAGAACGAGATGCGATCGGATTCGTCATCTACCGAGGTCCTGCCTCGCCCAGCACATGAACGCCACACTGTGACTACCGATACTACCACGCCATTTACTCCCTTGCGAAATGAGAAGATTGTAGCCACTGGGAGTGGCATTTCTGTTGGTATTGCCCTCACAGAACCCGTTCTTTACCTGCAGGGCTATGATCAACAAGACCCAAGCAGTAAAAAATCCGCAATTCTGCGGGGACAGATGCATTTGAAGGTTACCAAATGTGTCAAGATTAAAAAGATATCAATCTGCTTCCGCGGCCATGCTCAGACTGATTGGCCAGATG GTATTCCCCCTAAGAAGATCCACTTCCATGACAAGAAGGATCTCTTCACGCACGGTGTGGTTTATTTCAACCACGGGGACACAGCGCTCATGCAAAATGACTATGGTGCGCATTACTATCAGCATGCCAAACCGATCTCATCCGTGCCGGGAAAGGAGGGAGTGACGATGACCACTCGAGAACTATTTTCTAACCGCAATTCCACCGCTACACTTGCCGTACCAACCTCCCGAGAAACCAAACGACTTTCTCTACAATCCAATCGCAGGCATTCGCGCAGCTTCAGCAAAAACGAACACCCAGCTTCCCAACCACAGCCTCAGCGAAATTACCGCATGTTCCCGGTAGGTGATTATTTATACAGCTTCGAGTTTCCGATCGATGGATCATTACCAGAGACGATCAAAACGGATCTAGGGTCTGTGAAATACGACCTGGAAGCAATGGTCGAACGGTCAGGCGCATTTCGACCCAATCTCCTCGGCACGATGGAGGTTCCCGTGATTCGTACCCCTGCCGAGGGTTCATTAGAGCAAGTCGAGCCGATTGCGATTTCGCGGAACTGGGAAGACCAGCTTCACTACGATATCGTGATCTCGGGGAAGTCCTTCCCGCTAGGCTCGCAGATCCCGATTGCGTTCAAGTTGACCCCACTGGCGAAAGTAGAGTGCCACCGAATCAAGGTCTTTGTGACAGAGAATATTCAGCATTGGACGGCAGATAAGAGCGTGCACCGGTTGCAGCCAGCGAAGAAGGTGTTGCTATTCGAAAAACGAGCCGACTCGTCTAGTGTGAGCACGTATCCCGGCAGCTCCATGCGTGTCACTGCAGGCGGCGGTATCGACTGGGACCACCGCGCTGCTGCCGCAAGGGGGCAGGAGATTTTGGATCGGAATCGGACGAATCTGCTAGGCAATCTGTCCAACGACTCTAGTGTTGGTCCAACGGAGATGGAATTCAACGTGCAACTGCCAAGTTGCCACGAAATGAAGGGCCGGGACGAGAGTCAGCGGCTGCACTTCGATACCACATACGAGAATATTCAGATCAACCACTGGATCAAG ATTGTCCTCCGTCTATCCAAGGTCGACGAAAGAGACTCCACAAAACGAAGACACTTCGAAATCTCTATAGACTCGCCATTCCACATCCTCTCTTGCAAGGCCACCCAGGCCAATATCTACTTACCAGCCTACACAACCCCATCTGAAGAACTGGTCCCCGCAGCCCAAGAACTCGAATGCGGATGCCCCGGCGCCCCTCTGGCACCCCGTGAGCAAGTCATTGCTCCAGCCACGTCCGATCGCGAAGACAGCAACCCTGCATCAGGACCCATCGCCCGTCGCGGCTCAACGGGCCACGACTTCTCCCGCAGCTTTACAAACAACTCTGGTGGCCTCGCCCGGCCCCCGCAAGCACACCTCGCGACACCCCCAGACGACCGTAACACACCCATTCCACCTCGTCCAATGCATCTGCTCCGTGCGCCGTCCTTTGCACCCCCCGCTTTCGAGGACGTCCCTCCCCCGCCACCGCTTGTTACTCCGCCTCCAGAATATAACACCATCGTTGGGGATGACCGAGAGGCCGTTCTTGAGGATTACTTCTCTCGTTTATCGTTTTACGAAGAACACGAGGACGATGACCGCGGTCGTGGCCGCGTCGATGTACCCCTCACGCCGGGTGGACGCGTCAACCGCAGCATGGACGTGCCCCGCGAATGGGTGCGACTCGAAGACTATTTTCAGTAA
- a CDS encoding N-acetyltransferase, putative, with the protein MDTFPGYLSYLCFAQIVPLKNYKARSYSVPWRTSGLLRQTTPISSRFKRHSEQKVALDHPQQPHSSILRHSGFKQTPHAAIMAVEVIPLTEADIPGAIEVIQRAFADDPYFKWVFDSSKFNKQRNFDSLAARCHWGIKNALFHVAKETQDAHSKSHSAPLTPIPILGVSCWLAPHPPTQPESWYSWFQSWTLSFSQVLNNIWYFGRGGLRTNRYWIWKQRQAEAQAAIWDDPRGYYFCNIVAVSPEMQGKGVGRLLFEAVLRRADDEGVKCYLESSKSVPNVAIYERMGFHMSKEMECRDGVDACMLYCMVRDPRKA; encoded by the exons ATGGACACCTTCCCAGGTTACCTATCT TACTTGTGCTTTGCTCAAATCGTCCCCCTGAAGAACTACAAAGCTAGGTCATACAGTGTCCCTTGGCGTACTTCGGGACTTTTGAGGCAGACCACGCCGATTAGCTCACGCTTCAAACGGCATAG TGAACAAAAAGTGGCTCTGGACCATCCTCAACAACCACATTCTTCAATACTCCGACATAGCGGGTT CAAACAAACTCCGCACGCTGCCATTATGGCTGTTGAGGTCATTCCTCTTACCGAGGCAGATATTCCTGGTGCTATTGAAGTAATTCAGCGGGCATTTGCAGACGATCCCTATTTTAAGTGGGTCTTCGATTCATCCAAG TTCAATAAGCAGAGAAATTTTGATTCCCTCGCAGCACGTTGCCATTGGGGAATTAAGAATGCACTATTCCACGTCGCAAAGGAAACCCAAGATGCCCACTCCAAGTCCCACAGCGCCCCACTAACCCCCATCCCAATTCTCGGCGTTTCCTGCTGGCTAGCGCCCCACCCACCCACGCAACCAGAGAGCTGGTACTCCTGGTTTCAATCATGGACTCTATCCTTCAGCCAGGTGCTCAACAATATCTGGTACTTTGGCCGTGGCGGACTGCGCACAAATAGGTACTGGATTTGGAAACAGCGACAGGCCGAGGCCCAGGCTGCTATCTGGGATGATCCGCGCGGGTACTATTTCTGTAATATTGTTGCTGTTAGCCCCGAGATGCAGGGAAAGGGTGTTGGGAGGTTGTTGTTTGAGGCTGTTCTGAGAAGGGCGGATGATGAAGGGGTCAAGTGTTATCTTGAGAGCTCAAAGAGTGTACCTAATGTGGCGATCTATGAGCGCATGGGCTTTCACATGAGTAAGGAGATGGAGTGTCGGGATGGGGTGGATGCTTGCATG TTGTACTGCATGGTCCGGGACCCAAGAAAGGCATGA
- a CDS encoding Acyl-CoA N-acyltransferase, producing the protein MTTTPHRDGTDQVVNQLAALEATLSSTSSNSDSSLIAVPTAEPQSVAPGPQYNETEDEEIFYHLRSLMPVPCLP; encoded by the coding sequence ATGACTACCACACCTCATCGCGATGGAACAGACCAGGTCGTCAATCAACTAGCCGCCCTTGAGGCTACCTTGAGCAGCACATCAAGCAACAGCGACTCATCACTTATTGCTGTCCCCACAGCAGAGCCCCAATCAGTAGCACCTGGACCTCAATATAATGAAacagaagatgaagaaatttTCTACCATCTTCGCAGTCTGATGCCGGTCCCCTGCCTGCCTTAG